A section of the Candidatus Paceibacterota bacterium genome encodes:
- a CDS encoding sulfite exporter TauE/SafE family protein codes for MENKNTYTFHVNGMHCKSCVLVTESKIGEMPHVDEVKTDLASHTVRVVGDFEGMSDEEIAKELTTAVEKHGYTLSVDKVASVSEKKWSEFIFAIPLAVLFGVLFVGLQKAGLINLISADKPTYGTAFIIGIVASLSSCMAVVGGLVLSMSATFAKTGDRVKPQILFHIGRIVSFFVLGGVIGALGSAVSLNGTGTFLLSLIIGLVMFILGINLLDIFGFAKKLQPAMPKFLGSHAMNASKLNHALTPILVGIATFFLPCGFTQSMQIYALGTGSFITGALTMLFFALGTLPVLALLSFSSLSITGSAKSGIFFKTAGLIVIMFAVFNILNGLVAYGLISPLFNF; via the coding sequence ATGGAAAACAAAAATACATATACATTTCACGTCAATGGGATGCACTGCAAATCATGCGTACTGGTGACGGAGAGCAAGATCGGCGAAATGCCACATGTTGATGAAGTGAAAACCGATCTTGCTTCGCATACGGTGCGCGTTGTTGGCGACTTTGAAGGAATGAGTGACGAGGAAATCGCGAAGGAGTTAACTACTGCAGTCGAGAAACACGGCTATACACTTTCAGTAGATAAGGTCGCGTCAGTTTCAGAAAAGAAGTGGTCAGAATTCATTTTCGCAATTCCACTCGCTGTATTATTTGGTGTATTGTTCGTTGGACTTCAGAAGGCTGGACTCATCAACTTGATCAGTGCCGATAAGCCGACGTATGGTACTGCTTTCATCATTGGTATTGTCGCATCACTCTCATCTTGTATGGCAGTGGTGGGCGGACTCGTGCTTTCGATGTCTGCTACATTTGCCAAAACAGGAGATCGCGTTAAGCCACAGATACTCTTCCATATCGGCCGTATCGTCTCTTTCTTTGTTTTGGGTGGCGTTATTGGAGCACTTGGTTCTGCAGTGAGTCTTAATGGGACGGGTACTTTTTTACTTTCGCTCATTATTGGTCTAGTAATGTTTATTCTTGGAATCAACCTCCTTGATATCTTTGGTTTCGCAAAGAAACTACAGCCTGCAATGCCAAAGTTTCTCGGGAGCCATGCGATGAATGCTTCGAAGTTGAATCACGCGCTTACTCCTATATTGGTTGGTATTGCGACATTCTTCTTACCATGTGGTTTCACACAATCAATGCAGATCTACGCGCTGGGCACGGGAAGTTTCATTACTGGTGCACTTACAATGCTTTTCTTTGCATTGGGTACGCTCCCTGTACTTGCACTGCTCTCGTTCAGTTCACTAAGTATTACAGGAAGTGCGAAGTCGGGAATATTCTTTAAGACCGCGGGGCTTATTGTCATCATGTTCGCAGTATTCAATATCCTCAACGGTCTCGTTGCATATGGGCTCATTAGTCCTTTATTTAACTTTTGA